The Lactuca sativa cultivar Salinas chromosome 2, Lsat_Salinas_v11, whole genome shotgun sequence genome includes a window with the following:
- the LOC111917960 gene encoding G-type lectin S-receptor-like serine/threonine-protein kinase At4g27290 isoform X1, protein MEKITIFFVCFGTLLISILITFAAAADTISANQTITDGDTIVSAGEIFEMGFFRPGTSNNRYVGIWYKMIPTRTVVWVANTETPLNDTSGVLRVSQGALQVLTGSNSVIWSSNSSASDRGGDLVAQLLDNGNLVLRDQESLIWQSFDYPVDTLLSGMKIGVDLITGRETYLRSWRSDDDPSPSAGQYVFRVDTNGYPQLFERQNMAPVSRFGPWNGVTFNGMPNLGENSIFTHRFVFNENEIYYEYALVNDSLISRMHLSADGRIEDLIWVNRTQNWTVYSTASNIDACARYAICGPYGNCNINNAPACSCLEGFEPRRPEEWNLADWSSGCQRITPLAGGNGDGFRTLSGVKFPDTNRSVYNLNMTLDDCEATCKENISCTAYASLDIRNGGSGCLQWFDDLMDIRVYEETQELHIRMPASELPSPTSPEYGSGSGKKKPTIAIAVSASIGSFIVCLILALYVAWRKKKRSRKRRQVLMQAREDKYTNDEDRNKDTELSAFSLSMIAKSTNNFALDNKLGEGGFGPVYKGVFEDGREIAVKRLSATSSQGLDEFKNEVGCIAKLQHRNLVKLLGYCIQGDERMLIYEYMENKSLDFFIFDASRSIMLDWPLRFHIINGIARGLVYLHQDSRLRIVHRDLKAGNILLDKNMNPKISDFGLARKFSGYETEANTNRVVGTYGYISPEYAVHGLFSVKSDVYSFGVLVLEIVSGKKNRGFSQQDYNDTLIGHAWKLHKEGKSVELVSSSVRDSCVASQVLRAVHIGLLCVQHHAEDRPTMSSVVLMLGNENYLPPPKQPAFFAEERFVTEINSLSSAPTLDSINEVTVTLMNAR, encoded by the exons ATGGAGAAGATTACCATATTCTTCGTATGCTTTGGTACTCTTCTAATCTCAATTTTGATAACTTTTGCAGCAGCAGCAGACACCATATCAGCAAATCAAACCATCACAGATGGTGACACCATTGTTTCAGCTGGTGAAATCTTTGAAATGGGGTTCTTCAGACCTGGCACATCAAATAATCGGTACGTAGGGATATGGTACAAGATGATACCAACCCGTACGGTGGTGTGGGTTGCTAACACAGAGACTCCATTGAATGATACGTCTGGTGTGCTCAGAGTTAGCCAGGGTGCACTCCAAGTTCTCACTGGTAGCAATTCTGTAATCTGGTCTTCAAATTCATCCGCATCTGACAGGGGTGGCGATCTGGTGGCACAGCTTTTGGATAATGGAAATCTTGTTCTCAGGGATCAGGAAAGTTTAATTTGGCAAAGTTTTGATTATCCTGTAGACACCCTTCTCTCAGGAATGAAAATCGGCGTGGATTTGATAACAGGAAGAGAAACATACTTGAGGTCATGGAGGAGCGATGATGACCCTTCTCCTTCTGCAGGTCAGTATGTCTTTCGGGTGGATACAAATGGGTATCCACAACTTTTTGAGAGGCAAAATATGGCTCCAGTATCGAGATTCGGACCATGGAATGGTGTTACATTCAATGGCATGCCTAATTTAGGCGAAAATTCAATATTCACACACCGGTTTGTTTTCAATGAGAATGAGATATACTATGAATATGCACTTGTGAACGACTCGCTTATTTCCAGGATGCATTTGAGTGCGGATGGCAGAATCGAAGACTTGATTTGGGTGAATCGCACACAAAATTGGACTGTCTATTCGACTGCAAGTAACATTGATGCTTGTGCGCGTTATGCTATCTGTGGTCCATATGGAAACTGCAACATCAACAACGCCCCTGCTTGTAGTTGCCTGGAAGGGTTTGAACCACGGCGCCCTGAAGAATGGAATTTAGCAGACTGGTCAAGTGGGTGTCAAAGGATAACACCATTAGCTGGTGGGAATGGGGATGGATTCCGTACACTTTCAGGTGTAAAATTCCCAGACACAAATCGTTCGGTGTACAATTTGAACATGACACTTGATGATTGTGAAGCAACTTGCAAAGAGAATATCTCTTGTACAGCTTATGCGAGTTTAGATATCAGAAATGGTGGAAGCGGATGCTTGCAATGGTTCGATGATCTAATGGATATTCGGGTGTATGAAGAAACACAAGAACTTCACATAAGAATGCCTGCTTCGGAACTACCAA GCCCTACTTCCCCAGAATATGGCTCAGGGTCTGGAAAGAAGAAACCAACGATCGCCATAGCTGTGTCAGCTTCAATTGGTTCATTTATTGTATGTTTGATTCTAGCACTGTATGTAGCATGGAGAAAGAAGAAAAGATCTCGCAAGAGAAGACAAG TTTTGATGCAAGCCCGTGAGGACAAGTATACCAATGATGAGGATAGGAATAAAGATACAGAGCTGTCGGCATTTAGCCTGTCCATGATTGCTAAGTCAACTAACAACTTTGCTCTCGACAATAAGCTTGGTGAAGGTGGATTTGGTCCAGTTTACAAG GGTGTGTTTGAAGATGGACGAGAAATAGCTGTGAAACGACTCTCAGCAACCTCATCACAAGGGCTTGatgaattcaagaatgaagttgGATGTATTGCCAAACTTCAGCATCGAAATCTTGTGAAGCTTCTCGGATACTGCATCCAAGGAGATGAAAGAATGTTGATATATGAATACATGGAGAACAAAAGCCTTGACTTCTTTATATTCG ATGCATCTAGAAGTATCATGCTTGATTGGCCTCTTCGTTTTCATATTATCAATGGGATTGCTCGAGGACTTGTTTATTTGCATCAAGATTCACGCCTACGAATCGTCCATAGAGATCTGAAAGCTGGTAATATATTACTGGACAAGAACATGAATCCCAAGATATCGGATTTTGGCCTTGCTAGAAAGTTTAGCGGGTATGAGACTGAAGCTAACACGAACAGAGTGGTTGGAACTTA TGGTTACATCTCTCCGGAGTATGCAGTGCACGGCCTTTTCTCGGTAAAGTCGGATGTGTACAGCTTTGgagttttggtgttggaaatTGTGAGTGGGAAGAAAAATAGAGGATTTTCTCAACAAGATTACAATGACACCCTTATTGGTCAT GCATGGAAACTCCACAAAGAGGGAAAGTCGGTTGAGCTAGTTAGCTCATCTGTGCGAGACTCATGTGTGGCCTCTCAAGTACTACGGGCAGTGCATATTGGTTTGTTATGCGTGCAACATCATGCAGAAGATAGGCCCACGATGTCGTCAGTGGTTCTTATGCTGGGTAATGAGAACTATTTGCCTCCACCTAAGCAACCTGCATTTTTTGCGGAAGAGAGGTTTGTGACAGAAATCAACTCTTTGTCATCGGCCCCAACATTGGATTCTATCAATGAAGTCACCGTAACACTTATGAATGCTCGATAG
- the LOC111917960 gene encoding G-type lectin S-receptor-like serine/threonine-protein kinase At4g27290 isoform X2: MEKITIFFVCFGTLLISILITFAAAADTISANQTITDGDTIVSAGEIFEMGFFRPGTSNNRYVGIWYKMIPTRTVVWVANTETPLNDTSGVLRVSQGALQVLTGSNSVIWSSNSSASDRGGDLVAQLLDNGNLVLRDQESLIWQSFDYPVDTLLSGMKIGVDLITGRETYLRSWRSDDDPSPSAGQYVFRVDTNGYPQLFERQNMAPVSRFGPWNGVTFNGMPNLGENSIFTHRFVFNENEIYYEYALVNDSLISRMHLSADGRIEDLIWVNRTQNWTVYSTASNIDACARYAICGPYGNCNINNAPACSCLEGFEPRRPEEWNLADWSSGCQRITPLAGGNGDGFRTLSGVKFPDTNRSVYNLNMTLDDCEATCKENISCTAYASLDIRNGGSGCLQWFDDLMDIRVYEETQELHIRMPASELPSPTSPEYGSGSGKKKPTIAIAVSASIGSFIVCLILALYVAWRKKKRSRKRRQAREDKYTNDEDRNKDTELSAFSLSMIAKSTNNFALDNKLGEGGFGPVYKGVFEDGREIAVKRLSATSSQGLDEFKNEVGCIAKLQHRNLVKLLGYCIQGDERMLIYEYMENKSLDFFIFDASRSIMLDWPLRFHIINGIARGLVYLHQDSRLRIVHRDLKAGNILLDKNMNPKISDFGLARKFSGYETEANTNRVVGTYGYISPEYAVHGLFSVKSDVYSFGVLVLEIVSGKKNRGFSQQDYNDTLIGHAWKLHKEGKSVELVSSSVRDSCVASQVLRAVHIGLLCVQHHAEDRPTMSSVVLMLGNENYLPPPKQPAFFAEERFVTEINSLSSAPTLDSINEVTVTLMNAR, from the exons ATGGAGAAGATTACCATATTCTTCGTATGCTTTGGTACTCTTCTAATCTCAATTTTGATAACTTTTGCAGCAGCAGCAGACACCATATCAGCAAATCAAACCATCACAGATGGTGACACCATTGTTTCAGCTGGTGAAATCTTTGAAATGGGGTTCTTCAGACCTGGCACATCAAATAATCGGTACGTAGGGATATGGTACAAGATGATACCAACCCGTACGGTGGTGTGGGTTGCTAACACAGAGACTCCATTGAATGATACGTCTGGTGTGCTCAGAGTTAGCCAGGGTGCACTCCAAGTTCTCACTGGTAGCAATTCTGTAATCTGGTCTTCAAATTCATCCGCATCTGACAGGGGTGGCGATCTGGTGGCACAGCTTTTGGATAATGGAAATCTTGTTCTCAGGGATCAGGAAAGTTTAATTTGGCAAAGTTTTGATTATCCTGTAGACACCCTTCTCTCAGGAATGAAAATCGGCGTGGATTTGATAACAGGAAGAGAAACATACTTGAGGTCATGGAGGAGCGATGATGACCCTTCTCCTTCTGCAGGTCAGTATGTCTTTCGGGTGGATACAAATGGGTATCCACAACTTTTTGAGAGGCAAAATATGGCTCCAGTATCGAGATTCGGACCATGGAATGGTGTTACATTCAATGGCATGCCTAATTTAGGCGAAAATTCAATATTCACACACCGGTTTGTTTTCAATGAGAATGAGATATACTATGAATATGCACTTGTGAACGACTCGCTTATTTCCAGGATGCATTTGAGTGCGGATGGCAGAATCGAAGACTTGATTTGGGTGAATCGCACACAAAATTGGACTGTCTATTCGACTGCAAGTAACATTGATGCTTGTGCGCGTTATGCTATCTGTGGTCCATATGGAAACTGCAACATCAACAACGCCCCTGCTTGTAGTTGCCTGGAAGGGTTTGAACCACGGCGCCCTGAAGAATGGAATTTAGCAGACTGGTCAAGTGGGTGTCAAAGGATAACACCATTAGCTGGTGGGAATGGGGATGGATTCCGTACACTTTCAGGTGTAAAATTCCCAGACACAAATCGTTCGGTGTACAATTTGAACATGACACTTGATGATTGTGAAGCAACTTGCAAAGAGAATATCTCTTGTACAGCTTATGCGAGTTTAGATATCAGAAATGGTGGAAGCGGATGCTTGCAATGGTTCGATGATCTAATGGATATTCGGGTGTATGAAGAAACACAAGAACTTCACATAAGAATGCCTGCTTCGGAACTACCAA GCCCTACTTCCCCAGAATATGGCTCAGGGTCTGGAAAGAAGAAACCAACGATCGCCATAGCTGTGTCAGCTTCAATTGGTTCATTTATTGTATGTTTGATTCTAGCACTGTATGTAGCATGGAGAAAGAAGAAAAGATCTCGCAAGAGAAGACAAG CCCGTGAGGACAAGTATACCAATGATGAGGATAGGAATAAAGATACAGAGCTGTCGGCATTTAGCCTGTCCATGATTGCTAAGTCAACTAACAACTTTGCTCTCGACAATAAGCTTGGTGAAGGTGGATTTGGTCCAGTTTACAAG GGTGTGTTTGAAGATGGACGAGAAATAGCTGTGAAACGACTCTCAGCAACCTCATCACAAGGGCTTGatgaattcaagaatgaagttgGATGTATTGCCAAACTTCAGCATCGAAATCTTGTGAAGCTTCTCGGATACTGCATCCAAGGAGATGAAAGAATGTTGATATATGAATACATGGAGAACAAAAGCCTTGACTTCTTTATATTCG ATGCATCTAGAAGTATCATGCTTGATTGGCCTCTTCGTTTTCATATTATCAATGGGATTGCTCGAGGACTTGTTTATTTGCATCAAGATTCACGCCTACGAATCGTCCATAGAGATCTGAAAGCTGGTAATATATTACTGGACAAGAACATGAATCCCAAGATATCGGATTTTGGCCTTGCTAGAAAGTTTAGCGGGTATGAGACTGAAGCTAACACGAACAGAGTGGTTGGAACTTA TGGTTACATCTCTCCGGAGTATGCAGTGCACGGCCTTTTCTCGGTAAAGTCGGATGTGTACAGCTTTGgagttttggtgttggaaatTGTGAGTGGGAAGAAAAATAGAGGATTTTCTCAACAAGATTACAATGACACCCTTATTGGTCAT GCATGGAAACTCCACAAAGAGGGAAAGTCGGTTGAGCTAGTTAGCTCATCTGTGCGAGACTCATGTGTGGCCTCTCAAGTACTACGGGCAGTGCATATTGGTTTGTTATGCGTGCAACATCATGCAGAAGATAGGCCCACGATGTCGTCAGTGGTTCTTATGCTGGGTAATGAGAACTATTTGCCTCCACCTAAGCAACCTGCATTTTTTGCGGAAGAGAGGTTTGTGACAGAAATCAACTCTTTGTCATCGGCCCCAACATTGGATTCTATCAATGAAGTCACCGTAACACTTATGAATGCTCGATAG
- the LOC111917960 gene encoding G-type lectin S-receptor-like serine/threonine-protein kinase At4g27290 isoform X3, with the protein MEKITIFFVCFGTLLISILITFAAAADTISANQTITDGDTIVSAGEIFEMGFFRPGTSNNRYVGIWYKMIPTRTVVWVANTETPLNDTSGVLRVSQGALQVLTGSNSVIWSSNSSASDRGGDLVAQLLDNGNLVLRDQESLIWQSFDYPVDTLLSGMKIGVDLITGRETYLRSWRSDDDPSPSAGQYVFRVDTNGYPQLFERQNMAPVSRFGPWNGVTFNGMPNLGENSIFTHRMHLSADGRIEDLIWVNRTQNWTVYSTASNIDACARYAICGPYGNCNINNAPACSCLEGFEPRRPEEWNLADWSSGCQRITPLAGGNGDGFRTLSGVKFPDTNRSVYNLNMTLDDCEATCKENISCTAYASLDIRNGGSGCLQWFDDLMDIRVYEETQELHIRMPASELPSPTSPEYGSGSGKKKPTIAIAVSASIGSFIVCLILALYVAWRKKKRSRKRRQVLMQAREDKYTNDEDRNKDTELSAFSLSMIAKSTNNFALDNKLGEGGFGPVYKGVFEDGREIAVKRLSATSSQGLDEFKNEVGCIAKLQHRNLVKLLGYCIQGDERMLIYEYMENKSLDFFIFDASRSIMLDWPLRFHIINGIARGLVYLHQDSRLRIVHRDLKAGNILLDKNMNPKISDFGLARKFSGYETEANTNRVVGTYGYISPEYAVHGLFSVKSDVYSFGVLVLEIVSGKKNRGFSQQDYNDTLIGHAWKLHKEGKSVELVSSSVRDSCVASQVLRAVHIGLLCVQHHAEDRPTMSSVVLMLGNENYLPPPKQPAFFAEERFVTEINSLSSAPTLDSINEVTVTLMNAR; encoded by the exons ATGGAGAAGATTACCATATTCTTCGTATGCTTTGGTACTCTTCTAATCTCAATTTTGATAACTTTTGCAGCAGCAGCAGACACCATATCAGCAAATCAAACCATCACAGATGGTGACACCATTGTTTCAGCTGGTGAAATCTTTGAAATGGGGTTCTTCAGACCTGGCACATCAAATAATCGGTACGTAGGGATATGGTACAAGATGATACCAACCCGTACGGTGGTGTGGGTTGCTAACACAGAGACTCCATTGAATGATACGTCTGGTGTGCTCAGAGTTAGCCAGGGTGCACTCCAAGTTCTCACTGGTAGCAATTCTGTAATCTGGTCTTCAAATTCATCCGCATCTGACAGGGGTGGCGATCTGGTGGCACAGCTTTTGGATAATGGAAATCTTGTTCTCAGGGATCAGGAAAGTTTAATTTGGCAAAGTTTTGATTATCCTGTAGACACCCTTCTCTCAGGAATGAAAATCGGCGTGGATTTGATAACAGGAAGAGAAACATACTTGAGGTCATGGAGGAGCGATGATGACCCTTCTCCTTCTGCAGGTCAGTATGTCTTTCGGGTGGATACAAATGGGTATCCACAACTTTTTGAGAGGCAAAATATGGCTCCAGTATCGAGATTCGGACCATGGAATGGTGTTACATTCAATGGCATGCCTAATTTAGGCGAAAATTCAATATTCACACACCG GATGCATTTGAGTGCGGATGGCAGAATCGAAGACTTGATTTGGGTGAATCGCACACAAAATTGGACTGTCTATTCGACTGCAAGTAACATTGATGCTTGTGCGCGTTATGCTATCTGTGGTCCATATGGAAACTGCAACATCAACAACGCCCCTGCTTGTAGTTGCCTGGAAGGGTTTGAACCACGGCGCCCTGAAGAATGGAATTTAGCAGACTGGTCAAGTGGGTGTCAAAGGATAACACCATTAGCTGGTGGGAATGGGGATGGATTCCGTACACTTTCAGGTGTAAAATTCCCAGACACAAATCGTTCGGTGTACAATTTGAACATGACACTTGATGATTGTGAAGCAACTTGCAAAGAGAATATCTCTTGTACAGCTTATGCGAGTTTAGATATCAGAAATGGTGGAAGCGGATGCTTGCAATGGTTCGATGATCTAATGGATATTCGGGTGTATGAAGAAACACAAGAACTTCACATAAGAATGCCTGCTTCGGAACTACCAA GCCCTACTTCCCCAGAATATGGCTCAGGGTCTGGAAAGAAGAAACCAACGATCGCCATAGCTGTGTCAGCTTCAATTGGTTCATTTATTGTATGTTTGATTCTAGCACTGTATGTAGCATGGAGAAAGAAGAAAAGATCTCGCAAGAGAAGACAAG TTTTGATGCAAGCCCGTGAGGACAAGTATACCAATGATGAGGATAGGAATAAAGATACAGAGCTGTCGGCATTTAGCCTGTCCATGATTGCTAAGTCAACTAACAACTTTGCTCTCGACAATAAGCTTGGTGAAGGTGGATTTGGTCCAGTTTACAAG GGTGTGTTTGAAGATGGACGAGAAATAGCTGTGAAACGACTCTCAGCAACCTCATCACAAGGGCTTGatgaattcaagaatgaagttgGATGTATTGCCAAACTTCAGCATCGAAATCTTGTGAAGCTTCTCGGATACTGCATCCAAGGAGATGAAAGAATGTTGATATATGAATACATGGAGAACAAAAGCCTTGACTTCTTTATATTCG ATGCATCTAGAAGTATCATGCTTGATTGGCCTCTTCGTTTTCATATTATCAATGGGATTGCTCGAGGACTTGTTTATTTGCATCAAGATTCACGCCTACGAATCGTCCATAGAGATCTGAAAGCTGGTAATATATTACTGGACAAGAACATGAATCCCAAGATATCGGATTTTGGCCTTGCTAGAAAGTTTAGCGGGTATGAGACTGAAGCTAACACGAACAGAGTGGTTGGAACTTA TGGTTACATCTCTCCGGAGTATGCAGTGCACGGCCTTTTCTCGGTAAAGTCGGATGTGTACAGCTTTGgagttttggtgttggaaatTGTGAGTGGGAAGAAAAATAGAGGATTTTCTCAACAAGATTACAATGACACCCTTATTGGTCAT GCATGGAAACTCCACAAAGAGGGAAAGTCGGTTGAGCTAGTTAGCTCATCTGTGCGAGACTCATGTGTGGCCTCTCAAGTACTACGGGCAGTGCATATTGGTTTGTTATGCGTGCAACATCATGCAGAAGATAGGCCCACGATGTCGTCAGTGGTTCTTATGCTGGGTAATGAGAACTATTTGCCTCCACCTAAGCAACCTGCATTTTTTGCGGAAGAGAGGTTTGTGACAGAAATCAACTCTTTGTCATCGGCCCCAACATTGGATTCTATCAATGAAGTCACCGTAACACTTATGAATGCTCGATAG
- the LOC111917960 gene encoding G-type lectin S-receptor-like serine/threonine-protein kinase At4g27290 isoform X4 — protein sequence MGFFRPGTSNNRYVGIWYKMIPTRTVVWVANTETPLNDTSGVLRVSQGALQVLTGSNSVIWSSNSSASDRGGDLVAQLLDNGNLVLRDQESLIWQSFDYPVDTLLSGMKIGVDLITGRETYLRSWRSDDDPSPSAGQYVFRVDTNGYPQLFERQNMAPVSRFGPWNGVTFNGMPNLGENSIFTHRFVFNENEIYYEYALVNDSLISRMHLSADGRIEDLIWVNRTQNWTVYSTASNIDACARYAICGPYGNCNINNAPACSCLEGFEPRRPEEWNLADWSSGCQRITPLAGGNGDGFRTLSGVKFPDTNRSVYNLNMTLDDCEATCKENISCTAYASLDIRNGGSGCLQWFDDLMDIRVYEETQELHIRMPASELPSPTSPEYGSGSGKKKPTIAIAVSASIGSFIVCLILALYVAWRKKKRSRKRRQVLMQAREDKYTNDEDRNKDTELSAFSLSMIAKSTNNFALDNKLGEGGFGPVYKGVFEDGREIAVKRLSATSSQGLDEFKNEVGCIAKLQHRNLVKLLGYCIQGDERMLIYEYMENKSLDFFIFDASRSIMLDWPLRFHIINGIARGLVYLHQDSRLRIVHRDLKAGNILLDKNMNPKISDFGLARKFSGYETEANTNRVVGTYGYISPEYAVHGLFSVKSDVYSFGVLVLEIVSGKKNRGFSQQDYNDTLIGHAWKLHKEGKSVELVSSSVRDSCVASQVLRAVHIGLLCVQHHAEDRPTMSSVVLMLGNENYLPPPKQPAFFAEERFVTEINSLSSAPTLDSINEVTVTLMNAR from the exons ATGGGGTTCTTCAGACCTGGCACATCAAATAATCGGTACGTAGGGATATGGTACAAGATGATACCAACCCGTACGGTGGTGTGGGTTGCTAACACAGAGACTCCATTGAATGATACGTCTGGTGTGCTCAGAGTTAGCCAGGGTGCACTCCAAGTTCTCACTGGTAGCAATTCTGTAATCTGGTCTTCAAATTCATCCGCATCTGACAGGGGTGGCGATCTGGTGGCACAGCTTTTGGATAATGGAAATCTTGTTCTCAGGGATCAGGAAAGTTTAATTTGGCAAAGTTTTGATTATCCTGTAGACACCCTTCTCTCAGGAATGAAAATCGGCGTGGATTTGATAACAGGAAGAGAAACATACTTGAGGTCATGGAGGAGCGATGATGACCCTTCTCCTTCTGCAGGTCAGTATGTCTTTCGGGTGGATACAAATGGGTATCCACAACTTTTTGAGAGGCAAAATATGGCTCCAGTATCGAGATTCGGACCATGGAATGGTGTTACATTCAATGGCATGCCTAATTTAGGCGAAAATTCAATATTCACACACCGGTTTGTTTTCAATGAGAATGAGATATACTATGAATATGCACTTGTGAACGACTCGCTTATTTCCAGGATGCATTTGAGTGCGGATGGCAGAATCGAAGACTTGATTTGGGTGAATCGCACACAAAATTGGACTGTCTATTCGACTGCAAGTAACATTGATGCTTGTGCGCGTTATGCTATCTGTGGTCCATATGGAAACTGCAACATCAACAACGCCCCTGCTTGTAGTTGCCTGGAAGGGTTTGAACCACGGCGCCCTGAAGAATGGAATTTAGCAGACTGGTCAAGTGGGTGTCAAAGGATAACACCATTAGCTGGTGGGAATGGGGATGGATTCCGTACACTTTCAGGTGTAAAATTCCCAGACACAAATCGTTCGGTGTACAATTTGAACATGACACTTGATGATTGTGAAGCAACTTGCAAAGAGAATATCTCTTGTACAGCTTATGCGAGTTTAGATATCAGAAATGGTGGAAGCGGATGCTTGCAATGGTTCGATGATCTAATGGATATTCGGGTGTATGAAGAAACACAAGAACTTCACATAAGAATGCCTGCTTCGGAACTACCAA GCCCTACTTCCCCAGAATATGGCTCAGGGTCTGGAAAGAAGAAACCAACGATCGCCATAGCTGTGTCAGCTTCAATTGGTTCATTTATTGTATGTTTGATTCTAGCACTGTATGTAGCATGGAGAAAGAAGAAAAGATCTCGCAAGAGAAGACAAG TTTTGATGCAAGCCCGTGAGGACAAGTATACCAATGATGAGGATAGGAATAAAGATACAGAGCTGTCGGCATTTAGCCTGTCCATGATTGCTAAGTCAACTAACAACTTTGCTCTCGACAATAAGCTTGGTGAAGGTGGATTTGGTCCAGTTTACAAG GGTGTGTTTGAAGATGGACGAGAAATAGCTGTGAAACGACTCTCAGCAACCTCATCACAAGGGCTTGatgaattcaagaatgaagttgGATGTATTGCCAAACTTCAGCATCGAAATCTTGTGAAGCTTCTCGGATACTGCATCCAAGGAGATGAAAGAATGTTGATATATGAATACATGGAGAACAAAAGCCTTGACTTCTTTATATTCG ATGCATCTAGAAGTATCATGCTTGATTGGCCTCTTCGTTTTCATATTATCAATGGGATTGCTCGAGGACTTGTTTATTTGCATCAAGATTCACGCCTACGAATCGTCCATAGAGATCTGAAAGCTGGTAATATATTACTGGACAAGAACATGAATCCCAAGATATCGGATTTTGGCCTTGCTAGAAAGTTTAGCGGGTATGAGACTGAAGCTAACACGAACAGAGTGGTTGGAACTTA TGGTTACATCTCTCCGGAGTATGCAGTGCACGGCCTTTTCTCGGTAAAGTCGGATGTGTACAGCTTTGgagttttggtgttggaaatTGTGAGTGGGAAGAAAAATAGAGGATTTTCTCAACAAGATTACAATGACACCCTTATTGGTCAT GCATGGAAACTCCACAAAGAGGGAAAGTCGGTTGAGCTAGTTAGCTCATCTGTGCGAGACTCATGTGTGGCCTCTCAAGTACTACGGGCAGTGCATATTGGTTTGTTATGCGTGCAACATCATGCAGAAGATAGGCCCACGATGTCGTCAGTGGTTCTTATGCTGGGTAATGAGAACTATTTGCCTCCACCTAAGCAACCTGCATTTTTTGCGGAAGAGAGGTTTGTGACAGAAATCAACTCTTTGTCATCGGCCCCAACATTGGATTCTATCAATGAAGTCACCGTAACACTTATGAATGCTCGATAG